GGCCAGGTGGTTCATCGTTCACACCTACTCGGGTTTCGAGCACCGTGTGGAGCAGACGATCCGGGAGATGATGCGCACCGGCCAGGCCGAAGGCTTCATCGAAGAGGTGGTCGTCCCGACCGAGAAGGTGATCGAACTGGTCAAGGGCGAAAAAAGGACTTCCACGCGGAAGTTCTACCCCGGCTACGTCATGGTCAAGATGGTCATGAACGACAAGTCGTGGCATCTCGTGCAGGAAATTCCCAGGGTGACCGGGTTCGTCGGCGGCAAGAACCGTCCGACCCCCATGCGCGATTCCGAAGCCGAGCGCGTGCTCTCCCTGATGGAGAGCAGGCAGGAGCAGCCCCGTCCGAAGTTCAACTTCGATCGCGGGGACGAGGTTCGCGTCATCGACGGACCCTTCGGCGGGTTCAACGCACAGGTCGAGGACGTGAACTACGACAAGGGCAAGCTGAAGGTCTCTGTTTCGATTTTCGGCCGTCAGACCCCTGTCGAGCTCGATTTCGTACAGGTTACCAAAAACTAGGCGGACCTCTCGGGGTCCGATTGATGAAAGGACGACACTACCATGGCTAAGAAGGAAGTCGCCAAAATCAAGTTGCAGATTCCTGCCGGCAAGGCCAACCCCTCGCCCCCGGTGGGCCCCGCCCTGGGTCAGCACGGCGTGAACATCATGGAGTTCTGCAAGGCGTTCAACGCCAAGACGCAGGAACAGATGGGCATGATCACCCCCGTGGTCATCACCGTCTATGCCGACCGCTCCTTCACCTTCATCACCAAGACCCCCCCGGCCTCGGTCCTGCTGCTCAAAGCCGCCAAGATCGAGAAGGGTTCCGGTGAACCCAACAAGAACAAGGTCGGCAAGGTGAGCAAGGCTCAGGTCGAGGAGATCGCCAAGCTCAAAATGCAGGACATGACCGCCAAAGACCTTGACGCCGCCATGAATACCATCATGGGCACGGCCCGCAGCATGGGTCTGGACGTGGTGAGCTAAAGAGGAATATCGCCATGCCCCATTACGGAAAAAAGTACCGCAAAGCTGTGGAAGGCATCGATCGCACTCAGCGCTTCGAGATCGCCGACGCCGTGAAGATGGCTCTCGAGGCCGGGCCGGCCAAGTTCGACGAAACCGTCGACGTGGCCATGTGCCTGGGTGTCGATCCTAAGTATTCCGACCAGATGGTGCGCGGCGCCGTCTCCCTGCCCCACGGGCTGGGCAAGACCATCCGCGTGGCCGTGTTCTGCAAGGGCGACAAGGCCGCCGAGGCCAAGGCCGCCGGAGCCGACATCGTGGGTGCGGAAGACCTGGTCGAACA
The window above is part of the Fundidesulfovibrio soli genome. Proteins encoded here:
- the nusG gene encoding transcription termination/antitermination protein NusG; translation: MTADAIDTPLPEAQAKARWFIVHTYSGFEHRVEQTIREMMRTGQAEGFIEEVVVPTEKVIELVKGEKRTSTRKFYPGYVMVKMVMNDKSWHLVQEIPRVTGFVGGKNRPTPMRDSEAERVLSLMESRQEQPRPKFNFDRGDEVRVIDGPFGGFNAQVEDVNYDKGKLKVSVSIFGRQTPVELDFVQVTKN
- the rplK gene encoding 50S ribosomal protein L11 translates to MAKKEVAKIKLQIPAGKANPSPPVGPALGQHGVNIMEFCKAFNAKTQEQMGMITPVVITVYADRSFTFITKTPPASVLLLKAAKIEKGSGEPNKNKVGKVSKAQVEEIAKLKMQDMTAKDLDAAMNTIMGTARSMGLDVVS